The Pseudomonadota bacterium nucleotide sequence TTATAATCGAGATAGCCCTTGGATGCAGCAAGCTTTATCATCGTGTACTCGCCGCTTACCGAATATGCAGCCAGAGGCATGTTAAATGCCTGTTTTGCCATCGACAGGACATCCAGGTAGAATAGTGCTGGTTTTACCATGATAATATCTGCCCCTTCTTCAATATCCATGCCCATCTCCCGTAGTGCCTCTCTCTGGTTCGGAGGATCCATCTGGTATGCCTTTCTGTCACCAGATTGGGGTGCAGATTCGGCTGCATCCCTGAAGGGACTGTACAGGCAGGAAGCATATTTTGCAGCGTAGCTCATAATAGGGATATTGTAGTCGCCGTGAAGATCAAGTATTTCCCGTATCACCTTTACCCTGCCGTCCATCATATCAGAAGGAGCCACCATGTCGGCGCCTGCCATCACGTGGGAGAGCGCACTTTTTGCAAGCAGCTTCAGGGTTTCATCATTATCAACATAGCCATCTTTGATTACCCCGCAATGGCCGTGACTTGTATATTCACACATACATACGTCGGTGATAACGAGAATATCGTCTCCGAAGAGTTTCTTTATTTTCCTTACCGCATTCTGAATAATCCCGTTCTTGTCATAAGCACCGCTTCCAATTTCATCCTTTTTTTCAGGGATACCAAATAGCAGAATGGCTGGTATTGAAAGGCTTACGACCTCCTCTATCTCCTTGAGCAGCCCTTCTATTGAGAACTGATAGACATCCGGCATGGAAGGGATAGGGAC carries:
- the hemB gene encoding porphobilinogen synthase, with protein sequence MKYPEYRPRRLRKNEKFRGMIQEVELSTKHLVYPLFVKEMAEKKVPIPSMPDVYQFSIEGLLKEIEEVVSLSIPAILLFGIPEKKDEIGSGAYDKNGIIQNAVRKIKKLFGDDILVITDVCMCEYTSHGHCGVIKDGYVDNDETLKLLAKSALSHVMAGADMVAPSDMMDGRVKVIREILDLHGDYNIPIMSYAAKYASCLYSPFRDAAESAPQSGDRKAYQMDPPNQREALREMGMDIEEGADIIMVKPALFYLDVLSMAKQAFNMPLAAYSVSGEYTMIKLAASKGYLDYKRAVLESSVSIKRAGADIIITYFAKDLGKWFKENQV